A single region of the Winslowiella toletana genome encodes:
- the tpx gene encoding thiol peroxidase has translation MSQTVHFQGNPVAVAGQIPTPGQAAQPFTLVAKNLSDASLSDYAGKRKVLNIFPSIDTGVCAASVRKFNQLAGELDNTVVLCISADLPFAQSRFCGSDGLSNVVTLSTLRGGDFKQNYGVAIVDGPLQGLTARAVVVLDEKDQVLYSELVNEITTEPNYDAALAALK, from the coding sequence ATGTCTCAGACAGTTCATTTCCAGGGTAACCCGGTGGCGGTTGCTGGTCAGATCCCAACGCCGGGTCAGGCAGCTCAGCCGTTCACTCTGGTGGCCAAAAATCTTTCTGACGCCTCACTTTCCGATTATGCTGGCAAGCGCAAAGTATTGAATATCTTCCCGAGCATTGATACCGGTGTTTGCGCTGCTTCTGTGCGCAAATTTAATCAGTTGGCAGGCGAGCTGGATAATACCGTGGTGCTGTGCATCTCTGCCGATCTGCCGTTTGCCCAGTCGCGCTTTTGCGGCTCAGATGGCCTGAGCAATGTGGTGACGCTGTCAACGCTGCGTGGCGGTGATTTTAAACAGAATTACGGTGTGGCAATTGTTGACGGTCCGCTGCAGGGTTTGACTGCCCGCGCGGTGGTGGTGCTGGATGAAAAAGATCAGGTGTTGTATAGCGAACTGGTCAATGAAATCACCACTGAACCGAATTATGATGCAGCACTGGCAGCACTGAAATAA